One Parcubacteria group bacterium DNA window includes the following coding sequences:
- the dnaN gene encoding DNA polymerase III subunit beta, protein MQIESRKDKLKTALSFAEKMTGKNLTLPILGTVLLVVDDKSITIRATNLDIGIEITLPVKVHKKGIVAVPGNILNNLLSNITDETISLEVKDGNLFVQSQKNKAVIKSFPNEDFPTLPVVSSNKKTIQIKPEKLVNGLRSVWYSASVSDIKPEIASVFLGINNKTITFTATDSFRLAEKIIDYETEVDGETLLVPIRNVAEIIRVFDATKEDIKISFDDNQISFKSGGIYLTSRLIQGVFPDYKQIIPKEHTTEVIVLKQDFVNALKTTTLFADKFNQITLVVDPKGKTFSITSRNPDVGENTAFIDSSFSGEGVSLNFNHRYVVDSLQSITTDSVSLQCNGGSKPLVVQGVGDRSFTALIMPLNQ, encoded by the coding sequence ATGCAAATAGAAAGCAGAAAGGACAAATTAAAAACCGCACTCTCTTTTGCAGAGAAGATGACTGGGAAAAACCTCACCCTACCTATCCTTGGAACAGTCCTGCTTGTTGTTGATGATAAATCAATCACTATTAGAGCAACCAACCTTGATATTGGAATAGAGATCACACTACCTGTTAAGGTACACAAAAAAGGAATAGTTGCTGTTCCTGGAAACATACTAAACAATCTCTTATCAAACATAACCGACGAAACAATATCTCTTGAAGTTAAGGATGGTAATCTCTTTGTTCAATCACAAAAAAACAAAGCCGTTATTAAAAGTTTCCCGAACGAGGATTTCCCAACACTCCCTGTTGTTTCATCGAATAAAAAGACAATCCAGATTAAACCAGAAAAACTCGTAAACGGACTAAGATCAGTTTGGTACAGTGCATCAGTTTCCGATATTAAACCCGAGATAGCCAGTGTTTTCCTCGGTATTAACAACAAAACAATTACATTTACAGCTACCGACTCCTTCCGACTCGCTGAAAAAATTATTGACTACGAAACAGAGGTTGATGGAGAAACACTCCTTGTTCCTATTAGAAATGTCGCAGAGATTATCCGCGTTTTTGATGCAACAAAAGAAGACATTAAAATATCTTTTGACGACAACCAAATATCATTCAAGAGCGGAGGAATTTACCTCACCTCAAGGCTTATCCAGGGCGTTTTCCCAGACTACAAACAAATCATCCCCAAAGAGCACACAACAGAGGTTATTGTGTTGAAACAGGATTTTGTGAACGCACTAAAAACAACAACCCTCTTTGCAGACAAGTTTAACCAAATCACCTTGGTTGTTGATCCAAAAGGGAAAACTTTTTCTATTACCTCAAGGAACCCCGATGTTGGTGAGAATACGGCCTTTATCGACTCGTCTTTTTCCGGAGAAGGCGTCTCTCTCAATTTTAACCACAGGTATGTTGTTGATTCCTTACAATCAATAACAACAGACAGTGTTTCTTTGCAATGTAACGGTGGATCAAAACCATTGGTGGTCCAGGGGGTTGGGGACCGTTCGTTTACGGCGCTGATTATGCCCTTAAACCAATAA
- the rnpA gene encoding ribonuclease P protein component, whose translation MFPKNRRVARSEFAPILKKGRTLHSPLLSLRVLEKKQCEKEPSTFAFVVSKKVAAKATARNRIKRRGYATLREIQSISPCHSCVVFFKKGADTASFAALKKEILSLFKEAQLV comes from the coding sequence ATGTTCCCCAAAAACCGTAGGGTGGCGAGGAGTGAATTTGCCCCCATTCTAAAAAAAGGGAGAACACTCCACTCCCCCCTTCTGTCTTTGCGAGTGCTCGAAAAGAAGCAGTGCGAGAAGGAACCAAGCACGTTCGCTTTTGTTGTGTCGAAAAAAGTCGCCGCAAAAGCAACAGCCAGAAACCGCATTAAGCGACGCGGCTACGCTACCCTTCGCGAGATTCAAAGCATTTCCCCGTGTCATTCTTGCGTGGTTTTCTTCAAAAAAGGAGCAGACACAGCGTCGTTTGCTGCGCTCAAAAAAGAAATCCTCTCTCTTTTTAAGGAGGCGCAGCTCGTGTAA
- a CDS encoding membrane protein insertion efficiency factor YidD, protein MRYIAVLLINCYQTLFSPDRGMLRVRSSTVCCFYPSCSQYAKEAIVKYGVWGGGMRALARVFRCHPWQKEWIDPLR, encoded by the coding sequence ATGCGATATATTGCCGTACTACTCATCAACTGCTATCAAACACTTTTCTCCCCCGATAGGGGGATGCTGCGGGTCAGGAGCAGCACCGTGTGCTGTTTTTATCCATCGTGTTCCCAATATGCAAAAGAGGCAATAGTAAAGTATGGCGTTTGGGGTGGTGGCATGCGGGCTCTCGCACGGGTTTTTCGCTGTCACCCATGGCAAAAAGAATGGATTGACCCCCTGCGATGA
- the dnaA gene encoding chromosomal replication initiator protein DnaA — MQESETKTATDIEQLWERALTEIELSVSKANFTTWFKNTCVLKEEEGVIHISVPNGFVKEWLQGKYHKFILKSLRNVSPYVRGVDYVIVPRGEKYTEKQEKERGVPSYTNELPLKDLYVNKEDNLNPRYTFDSFVVGPFNEVAYAAARSIIESPGHSYNPLFVYGGTGLGKTHLLQATGNKIKETAKDKRVFYVTAERFYLDFVNAVGANKVGTFKEKYRKYDVLIMDDVQFLTGKQSTQDELFHLFNELYDKNKQIIFSSDKHPNYIGTLEDRLRSRFGAGMIIDIQDPNFESKVAILQSKSKNIDFCPSPEIIDHVANTARGSIRELEGVLNVIVCQAQLKKRNLTINEVKSLIKNSEKPRKSLSVDDVVGIVSGFYNIEKGVIYEKTRRKEVVRPRQIIMFLLREDFGISFPTIGQKLGGRDHTTVIHSCEKVKRDIAMDVVLSQDLEQIRSMF, encoded by the coding sequence ATGCAAGAATCAGAGACAAAAACAGCAACCGACATCGAGCAACTCTGGGAACGCGCCCTCACTGAGATAGAACTTAGCGTTTCGAAGGCAAATTTTACTACGTGGTTTAAAAATACTTGTGTTTTAAAGGAGGAGGAGGGGGTAATACATATCTCTGTGCCTAATGGTTTTGTGAAAGAGTGGCTTCAGGGGAAATATCACAAGTTTATTTTGAAGTCTCTGCGCAATGTTTCTCCGTACGTACGGGGTGTTGACTACGTTATTGTCCCTCGAGGAGAAAAATACACCGAAAAACAGGAAAAGGAGCGTGGGGTCCCGTCATACACAAACGAGCTTCCTCTTAAGGATCTTTACGTTAACAAGGAAGATAACTTAAACCCGCGGTACACATTCGATTCGTTCGTCGTGGGACCCTTCAACGAGGTTGCTTATGCCGCCGCCCGTTCGATTATAGAGTCTCCTGGGCACTCGTATAATCCGTTATTCGTCTATGGAGGAACTGGTCTTGGCAAAACACACCTTCTACAAGCGACGGGGAATAAAATAAAGGAGACAGCAAAAGACAAAAGGGTCTTTTATGTAACGGCGGAACGTTTTTATCTTGATTTTGTGAACGCCGTTGGGGCAAACAAGGTTGGAACCTTTAAAGAAAAATATAGAAAATATGATGTTTTAATTATGGACGATGTCCAGTTTTTGACCGGCAAACAAAGCACCCAAGACGAGCTCTTCCACCTCTTTAATGAGCTTTACGACAAAAACAAACAGATTATCTTTTCTTCCGATAAGCACCCGAACTATATTGGCACTCTGGAGGACCGCCTCCGTTCACGCTTTGGGGCGGGTATGATTATTGATATTCAAGACCCCAACTTTGAGTCAAAGGTGGCGATTTTACAATCAAAATCAAAGAATATTGATTTTTGCCCTTCTCCCGAGATTATCGATCACGTCGCAAACACAGCGCGAGGAAGCATACGTGAGCTTGAGGGTGTTTTGAATGTTATTGTGTGCCAAGCACAGCTCAAAAAGCGCAATCTCACAATAAACGAGGTTAAGTCGCTTATAAAAAATAGTGAAAAACCTCGAAAATCATTGTCTGTTGATGATGTTGTTGGTATTGTTTCCGGATTTTATAACATAGAAAAAGGGGTGATATATGAAAAAACAAGGAGAAAGGAGGTTGTCCGCCCTCGACAAATCATCATGTTCTTGCTTCGCGAGGACTTTGGTATCTCTTTTCCGACAATAGGACAAAAGTTGGGGGGAAGAGATCACACAACAGTTATCCATTCATGTGAAAAGGTTAAGAGGGATATTGCGATGGATGTGGTGCTTTCTCAAGACCTTGAGCAGATCCGATCAATGTTTTAG
- the rpmH gene encoding 50S ribosomal protein L34, which produces MAKKYHPKTRKRKKTHGFLVRKRSAGGRKTLKRRQRKGRKRLAA; this is translated from the coding sequence ATGGCAAAGAAATATCATCCCAAAACAAGGAAAAGGAAGAAGACCCACGGGTTTTTGGTAAGGAAAAGAAGCGCAGGGGGGCGCAAAACCCTAAAAAGAAGACAGCGCAAAGGACGAAAGAGGTTAGCGGCATAA
- a CDS encoding membrane protein insertase YidC — MIGDAFHIVFYQPLYNGLVFLVSWVPFADVGIAIITLTILVKFVLLPLTHKSTKAQRKIKEIEPEVTKLREKHKEDKQIQAQKMMELYKEHGINPFSGCLLFIVQIPFIIALYWVFWKGIQNGNFDPGALYSFVDVPATVNLNFLSLVNMSEKSVVLALLAGISQYFQIKLSIPTLPESTNEGNKPSLKDDFMRSFQLQMKYGLPIFVAFIAYTISSAVALYWVTSNVFTIIHELYVRHKAKKVTLIAKSRT, encoded by the coding sequence ATGATCGGAGATGCTTTTCACATTGTTTTCTATCAACCCCTATACAACGGGTTGGTTTTTTTGGTTTCATGGGTGCCGTTTGCGGATGTCGGAATTGCGATTATCACCCTGACCATCCTGGTCAAGTTTGTGCTTCTTCCGCTCACACACAAATCAACAAAGGCACAAAGAAAAATTAAAGAAATTGAACCTGAAGTCACAAAGCTTCGCGAAAAGCACAAAGAGGACAAGCAAATACAGGCACAGAAAATGATGGAACTGTACAAAGAACACGGAATTAACCCCTTCTCGGGCTGCCTCCTCTTCATTGTTCAAATCCCCTTCATTATCGCGCTTTATTGGGTGTTTTGGAAAGGTATCCAAAACGGAAATTTTGACCCCGGAGCACTATATTCTTTTGTCGACGTACCCGCAACGGTAAACCTCAATTTCCTTAGCCTCGTTAATATGTCTGAGAAGAGTGTCGTGCTCGCGCTTTTGGCTGGCATCTCACAATATTTCCAAATTAAACTTTCGATCCCCACTCTCCCAGAGAGCACGAACGAGGGCAATAAACCGTCACTCAAAGACGATTTCATGAGAAGCTTTCAACTGCAAATGAAATACGGACTCCCGATCTTTGTTGCGTTTATCGCGTACACCATATCATCGGCTGTTGCATTGTACTGGGTAACATCCAACGTGTTCACCATCATTCATGAATTGTACGTTCGACACAAAGCAAAAAAGGTTACTCTTATCGCAAAAAGTAGAACATAA